In one Erinaceus europaeus chromosome 3, mEriEur2.1, whole genome shotgun sequence genomic region, the following are encoded:
- the CSN3 gene encoding kappa-casein, protein MMRNLFLLLNILALTLPFLGAEVQNQEQPTCHEDDERTVNEKTVKFSPIYIPDRYFTSILYPARSAIANIYQYLPLPYYLKPVVVRSHAQISQRQNFQPPTIGRPQHLHPSLYVIRPKTTQASTVIPTTNTAATVEPTFVPTTEPTEQTSVTPQASSEFAITSTPETTTVPITSTVV, encoded by the exons ATGATGAGGAACCTTTTCCTACTTTTGAATATCCTGGCGTTAACCCTGCCCTTTTTG GGTGCAGAGGTACAAAACCAAGAACAACCAACA TGCCATGAAGATGATGAAAGAACTGTCAATGAGAAAACAGTCAAGTTTAGTCCAATTTATATACCAGATCGCTATTTCACATCTATTTTATACCCAGCTAGGTCAGCAATAGCAAATATCTATCAATATCTTCCTTTGCCATATTATTTAAAGCCAGTTGTAGTTAGGTCTCATGCCCAAATTTCTCAAAGGCAAAATTTCCAACCACCTACTATCGGGCGTCCTCAACACTTACATCCATCACTTTATGTCATTAGACCAAAGACTACTCAGGCTAGTACAGTTATCCCTACCACTAACACTGCTGCAACTGTTGAACCTACATTCGTTCCTACCACTGAACCAACAGAGCAAACTTCAGTCACTCCACAAGCTTCCTCAGAGTTCGCCATTACAAGCACACCTGAGACTACCACAGTCCCAATTACTTCAACTGTAGTTtaa